In Carassius gibelio isolate Cgi1373 ecotype wild population from Czech Republic chromosome B17, carGib1.2-hapl.c, whole genome shotgun sequence, a single window of DNA contains:
- the LOC127976669 gene encoding bone morphogenetic protein 2-like isoform X1 yields the protein MVSSGCALMVLMVTQVFFGGSSGLVPQTGRSSLSRDVLHAFELRLLSMFGLKHRPRPSRSAVVPQYMMDLFSMHSVNAEQNNSNRPKGSLGKGSERSASRANTVRSFHHDESMEDLSSSSGKTTQRFLFNLSSIPGEEFVTSAELRIFREQVVSNGSEGFHRINIHEIIKPSGSFQEPITRLLDTRLVQHSLSKWESFDVSPAVTRWTTDFHPNHGFVVEIVHPDRAEEDSKRHVRVSRSLHDREDTWPQIRPLLVTYSHDGKGNVLHSREKRQVRTNKQRKKQKANCRRHSLYVDFSDVGWNDWIVAPPGYHAFYCQGECPFPLADHLNSTNHAIVQTLVNSVNSNIPRACCVPTDLSPVSLLYLDEYERVILKNYQDMVVEGCGCR from the exons ATGGTCTCCTCCGGCTGCGCTCTGATGGTTCTGATGGTCACTCAGGTGTTCTTTGGAGGCTCCAGTGGACTCGTGCCCCAGACCGGCCGCTCCTCTCTGTCTCGGGACGTCCTGCACGCGTTTGAACTTCGACTTCTGAGCATGTTTGGACTCAAACACAGACCGAGGCCCAGCAGGTCTGCGGTGGTTCCGCAATACATGATGGACTTGTTCTCGATGCACTCGGTGAACGCGGAGCAGAACAACAGCAACAGACCCAAGGGATCTTTAGGGAAAGGCTCGGAAAGATCTGCGAGCCGCGCGAATACGGTCAGGAGCTTCCACCATGATG AATCCATGGAGGACCTGTCCAGTTCGAGCGGAAAGACGACTCAGCGTTTCCTCTTCAACCTGAGCTCTATCCCGGGCGAGGAGTTTGTGACGTCAGCGGAGCTGCGGATTTTCCGAGAGCAGGTCGTGAGTAACGGCAGCGAGGGATTTCACCGCATTAACATTCACGAGATCATTAAACCGTCCGGTTCCTTTCAGGAACCCATCACGAGACTCCTGGACACCAGGCTGGTTCAGCACAGCTTGAGCAAGTGGGAGAGTTTTGACGTGAGTCCCGCGGTCACGAGATGGACCACAGACTTTCATCCCAACCACGGCTTCGTGGTGGAAATAGTTCACCCGGACCGCGCGGAAGAGGACTCCAAAAGACACGTCCGCGTCAGCAGGTCCCTGCACGACAGAGAGGACACGTGGCCCCAAATCAGGCCCCTGTTGGTGACCTATAGCCACGACGGGAAGGGAAACGTGCTGCACTCTCGCGAGAAGAGGCAAGTGCGGACAAACAAACAGCGGAAGAAGCAAAAAGCCAACTGCAGGAGACATTCCCTCTATGTGGACTTCAGCGACGTGGGGTGGAACGACTGGATAGTCGCCCCGCCGGGCTACCATGCCTTTTACTGCCAGGGCGAGTGTCCGTTTCCACTGGCAGACCACCTGAACTCCACCAACCACGCTATTGTACAGACACTGGTGAACTCGGTGAACAGCAACATCCCCCGGGCCTGCTGCGTTCCCACGGACCTGAGCCCGGTTTCGCTGCTCTATCTGGACGAATACGAGCGGGTGATCTTAAAAAACTACCAGGACATGGTCGTAGAGGGCTGCGGATGCCGCTGA
- the LOC127976669 gene encoding bone morphogenetic protein 2-like isoform X2 codes for MVSSGCALMVLMVTQVFFGGSSGLVPQTGRSSLSRDVLHAFELRLLSMFGLKHRPRPSRSAVVPQYMMDLFSMHSVNAEQNNSNRPKGSLGKGSERSASRANTVRSFHHDESMEDLSSSSGKTTQRFLFNLSSIPGEEFVTSAELRIFREQVEPITRLLDTRLVQHSLSKWESFDVSPAVTRWTTDFHPNHGFVVEIVHPDRAEEDSKRHVRVSRSLHDREDTWPQIRPLLVTYSHDGKGNVLHSREKRQVRTNKQRKKQKANCRRHSLYVDFSDVGWNDWIVAPPGYHAFYCQGECPFPLADHLNSTNHAIVQTLVNSVNSNIPRACCVPTDLSPVSLLYLDEYERVILKNYQDMVVEGCGCR; via the exons ATGGTCTCCTCCGGCTGCGCTCTGATGGTTCTGATGGTCACTCAGGTGTTCTTTGGAGGCTCCAGTGGACTCGTGCCCCAGACCGGCCGCTCCTCTCTGTCTCGGGACGTCCTGCACGCGTTTGAACTTCGACTTCTGAGCATGTTTGGACTCAAACACAGACCGAGGCCCAGCAGGTCTGCGGTGGTTCCGCAATACATGATGGACTTGTTCTCGATGCACTCGGTGAACGCGGAGCAGAACAACAGCAACAGACCCAAGGGATCTTTAGGGAAAGGCTCGGAAAGATCTGCGAGCCGCGCGAATACGGTCAGGAGCTTCCACCATGATG AATCCATGGAGGACCTGTCCAGTTCGAGCGGAAAGACGACTCAGCGTTTCCTCTTCAACCTGAGCTCTATCCCGGGCGAGGAGTTTGTGACGTCAGCGGAGCTGCGGATTTTCCGAGAGCAGGTC GAACCCATCACGAGACTCCTGGACACCAGGCTGGTTCAGCACAGCTTGAGCAAGTGGGAGAGTTTTGACGTGAGTCCCGCGGTCACGAGATGGACCACAGACTTTCATCCCAACCACGGCTTCGTGGTGGAAATAGTTCACCCGGACCGCGCGGAAGAGGACTCCAAAAGACACGTCCGCGTCAGCAGGTCCCTGCACGACAGAGAGGACACGTGGCCCCAAATCAGGCCCCTGTTGGTGACCTATAGCCACGACGGGAAGGGAAACGTGCTGCACTCTCGCGAGAAGAGGCAAGTGCGGACAAACAAACAGCGGAAGAAGCAAAAAGCCAACTGCAGGAGACATTCCCTCTATGTGGACTTCAGCGACGTGGGGTGGAACGACTGGATAGTCGCCCCGCCGGGCTACCATGCCTTTTACTGCCAGGGCGAGTGTCCGTTTCCACTGGCAGACCACCTGAACTCCACCAACCACGCTATTGTACAGACACTGGTGAACTCGGTGAACAGCAACATCCCCCGGGCCTGCTGCGTTCCCACGGACCTGAGCCCGGTTTCGCTGCTCTATCTGGACGAATACGAGCGGGTGATCTTAAAAAACTACCAGGACATGGTCGTAGAGGGCTGCGGATGCCGCTGA
- the LOC127975959 gene encoding protein DVR-1 yields the protein MMLCVIPNLLFLMLSVPSLTFINTENVNKQEKLFLSSMGLSSRPKPSHQAPVPSLLWKLFKKGNKLTSASDSDPCVVSEYGVRGNIVRFIQDQGSLISAPAVHCFNCVRKHLFFNMSVLEDVEQLSFAQLEMKFKQDLSHLGPHVFSVDLYRVLRTTLKGVTHESSRKLLLSQSLGPGAHASVHVNLTDLAETWRKPGKNYGMQVEFQLKHLSNVLQEHAYVKNPHSAVQIAPMPELHSSLVAVSLNPLQCRSRRKRSAAYYLPVTPSNVCKPRRLYIDFKDVGWQDWIIAPQGYLANYCHGECPFPLSESLNGTNHAILQTLVHSFDPKGTPQPCCVPIKLSPISMLYYDNNDNVVLRHYEDMVVDECGCR from the exons ATGATGCTCTGTGTGATTCCCAATCTCTTGTTTTTAATGCTAAGTGTGCCTTCTCTTACTTTTATAAACACAGAAAATGTTAACAAGCAAGAAAAGCTGTTTTTAAGTTCGATGGGTCTCTCGAGTCGCCCAAAACCTTCACATCAGGCTCCAGTGCCGTCTCTGCTGTGGAAACTGTTCAAGAAGGGCAACAAACTGACCTCGGCGTCCGACAGCGATCCGTGTGTGGTGTCAGAGTATGGAGTCAGAGGAAATATTGTCCGGTTCATCCAGGATCAAG GTAGCCTGATATCTGCTCCGGCCGTCCACTGCTTTAATTGTGTGAGAAAGCATCTGTTTTTCAACATGTCGGTGCTGGAGGATGTTGAGCAGCTCTCCTTTGCTCAGCTGGAAATGAAGTTCAAACAGGATCTGTCTCACCTGGGACCGCATGTTTTCAGCGTGGACCTGTACAGGGTTTTGAGGACCACGTTGAAAGGAGTGACTCACGAGTCCAGCCGTAAACTACTCCTGTCTCAGTCGCTCGGGCCTGGTGCGCACGCTTCTGTGCACGTCAATCTGACCGATCTGGCAGAAACCTGGAGAAAACCAGGTAAGAACTACGGGATGCAAGTGGAGTTTCAGCTCAAGCACTTGAGCAACGTGCTTCAGGAGCATGCATATGTGAAAAACCCACATTCAGCTGTGCAGATTGCTCCGATGCCAGAGTTGCACTCGTCTCTGGTGGCGGTGTCGTTGAATCCGCTTCAGTGCAGGTCCAGGAGAAAGAGAAGCGCTGCGTATTACTTACCTGTGACGCCCAGTAACGTGTGCAAACCCAGAAGACTCTACATTGACTTCAAAGACGTGGGCTGGCAGGACTGGATCATTGCACCTCAGGGGTATTTGGCCAATTACTGCCACGGAGAGTGTCCTTTCCCTCTGAGTGAAAGTTTGAATGGGACCAACCACGCCATCCTGCAGACGCTGGTCCATTCGTTTGATCCTAAAGGGACGCCTCAGCCCTGCTGCGTTCCCATCAAACTGTCCCCCATCTCCATGCTGTATTACGACAATAACGATAATGTGGTGCTGAGACATTATGAAGACATGGTGGTGGATGAGTGTGGATGCAGATGA
- the LOC127976669 gene encoding bone morphogenetic protein 2-like isoform X3 codes for MVSSGCALMVLMVTQVFFGGSSGLVPQTGRSSLSRDVLHAFELRLLSMFGLKHRPRPSRSAVVPQYMMDLFSMHSVNAEQNNSNRPKGSLGKGSERSASRANTVRSFHHDESMEDLSSSSGKTTQRFLFNLSSIPGEEFVTSAELRIFREQEPITRLLDTRLVQHSLSKWESFDVSPAVTRWTTDFHPNHGFVVEIVHPDRAEEDSKRHVRVSRSLHDREDTWPQIRPLLVTYSHDGKGNVLHSREKRQVRTNKQRKKQKANCRRHSLYVDFSDVGWNDWIVAPPGYHAFYCQGECPFPLADHLNSTNHAIVQTLVNSVNSNIPRACCVPTDLSPVSLLYLDEYERVILKNYQDMVVEGCGCR; via the exons ATGGTCTCCTCCGGCTGCGCTCTGATGGTTCTGATGGTCACTCAGGTGTTCTTTGGAGGCTCCAGTGGACTCGTGCCCCAGACCGGCCGCTCCTCTCTGTCTCGGGACGTCCTGCACGCGTTTGAACTTCGACTTCTGAGCATGTTTGGACTCAAACACAGACCGAGGCCCAGCAGGTCTGCGGTGGTTCCGCAATACATGATGGACTTGTTCTCGATGCACTCGGTGAACGCGGAGCAGAACAACAGCAACAGACCCAAGGGATCTTTAGGGAAAGGCTCGGAAAGATCTGCGAGCCGCGCGAATACGGTCAGGAGCTTCCACCATGATG AATCCATGGAGGACCTGTCCAGTTCGAGCGGAAAGACGACTCAGCGTTTCCTCTTCAACCTGAGCTCTATCCCGGGCGAGGAGTTTGTGACGTCAGCGGAGCTGCGGATTTTCCGAGAGCAG GAACCCATCACGAGACTCCTGGACACCAGGCTGGTTCAGCACAGCTTGAGCAAGTGGGAGAGTTTTGACGTGAGTCCCGCGGTCACGAGATGGACCACAGACTTTCATCCCAACCACGGCTTCGTGGTGGAAATAGTTCACCCGGACCGCGCGGAAGAGGACTCCAAAAGACACGTCCGCGTCAGCAGGTCCCTGCACGACAGAGAGGACACGTGGCCCCAAATCAGGCCCCTGTTGGTGACCTATAGCCACGACGGGAAGGGAAACGTGCTGCACTCTCGCGAGAAGAGGCAAGTGCGGACAAACAAACAGCGGAAGAAGCAAAAAGCCAACTGCAGGAGACATTCCCTCTATGTGGACTTCAGCGACGTGGGGTGGAACGACTGGATAGTCGCCCCGCCGGGCTACCATGCCTTTTACTGCCAGGGCGAGTGTCCGTTTCCACTGGCAGACCACCTGAACTCCACCAACCACGCTATTGTACAGACACTGGTGAACTCGGTGAACAGCAACATCCCCCGGGCCTGCTGCGTTCCCACGGACCTGAGCCCGGTTTCGCTGCTCTATCTGGACGAATACGAGCGGGTGATCTTAAAAAACTACCAGGACATGGTCGTAGAGGGCTGCGGATGCCGCTGA